The sequence ttgtctttctgtgacctctgcatTTCCTTGATAATTTCCCCTAAGATGCTGTTGAATTTCTTAGCCAAGAGGAAAAGCATTTCCTATACTGCCTGCGCTGTGCAAATGTCTCTCTCTATCGTTTTCGCAGATGTTGAGTGCCTCTTGCTGGCTGTCATGGCATATGAccgttatgtggccatctgtaaccCGCTGCTCTATACGGTCACCATGTCCAGGCAGCTTTGTAAacagctggtggctggggtgTACTCTGTGGGGATGGTGGATTCAATGATATACATGTGTTGTACATTTcggctgtcattctgcagctccaacGTCATCAATCATTTCTTCTGTGATGTCCTCCCGCTGTTGGCGCTCTCCTGTTCCGACACCCGCATCAATGAGATTTTGATCTTTGCTTTTACGTTGTGCTTTACAATGAGCATCTTTGTGACCATCCTCCTCTCCTATGTCTATATCACCTCCACTATACTGCAGATCTGCTCTGCTGAGGGCCGGCGCAAAGCCTTCTCCACGTGCTCTTTCCACTTGACCTCTGTGGTCCTGTTTTATGGCACCCAACTCTTCATGTATTTACGTCCCACCTtgtggcggttcagtgatgagacagaacacagctttatgcaagccgacaggctggtcagcggagatgggctgttctgcccccccgccttccaccttctccttttattatatttctccccctaagcattacacactgctacacaaaggaatgtatgacgttgattcatatgcttagttaccatcctctatctactacaatcctggttctcaggccttgagcccaggctaaaaaagcctcccacagttgctgtccaaacaatcaagttctcatggttcatatctagcccttgtccttggatagagcaatgtgtgcattgcttctaggaaacagtcagggtgtgccccgcctgcttccaggtggaatagctaaacattaacccttcatctccccgttttttatttattgatagttggccatctcatggtagccgtcaatttgttttgtcatgctatgtaactcccagacagacaaggacataacctggggagctttccagggcaaaattttacaaagtcttaacaaggaaggaatacattgtacacagcagcaacaaaaaaataagcccaatgattacaaacacaaaataacccaaagcttaacatctgcaatataatcatctaaaaggggtacacttcttttactacaattgtgaccagcaaaaggcaatataagtatcattctactaagacagcaaagggtgccatcacttaaatttgcaggaatataattaaaggtgcatgaaccacaagtaaaaacccatcctgatggtaggatgatatggccataattatatgaaacattaacagcatgggaacaatttaaaagggattgagaaattttttgacagcccaagggcacctttgtactagtgcagttaactacatgcgcacaggtgacattgtgagccccggccgggtacagtgtgtggagggatatagccgtgcgaggcagagtatagttggccgggccccaattagccatgctagagtactgggaggaaagattagcataagcagagaacagtgtcttattctccatctcctcaggatgatgacatactggaataaggcatgtacctaacaaatctccggctgctacaaaattaaataaacaaaagtaggtaacatttgctattgaagccaatctttcccatatgttatatgtcattcgggcttgtaacgggggagacgcttccgagccaacccctacaggaaatagcaggcacaaaaggcacacaatcatca comes from Lepidochelys kempii isolate rLepKem1 chromosome 6, rLepKem1.hap2, whole genome shotgun sequence and encodes:
- the LOC140912340 gene encoding olfactory receptor-like protein COR4; this translates as MEKGNHSEVSEFILSGLTDRPELQVPLFGVFLLIYGITLVENGGMILIITIDPQLHTPMYLFLRNLSFCDLCISLIISPKMLLNFLAKRKSISYTACAVQMSLSIVFADVECLLLAVMAYDRYVAICNPLLYTVTMSRQLCKQLVAGVYSVGMVDSMIYMCCTFRLSFCSSNVINHFFCDVLPLLALSCSDTRINEILIFAFTLCFTMSIFVTILLSYVYITSTILQICSAEGRRKAFSTCSFHLTSVVLFYGTQLFMYLRPTLCFSMDTDKIVSVFYTLVIPMLNPLIYSLRNTEVKDSMRRAMNRRLTNS